One window of Nitrospirota bacterium genomic DNA carries:
- a CDS encoding calcium-binding protein, which translates to MAKKPKRDPEREERIMMEIVVDAYGAQERAMGWYYYLEDQLQFPFTAICTTKRAISPLRVKDEVEVIGTCGEDECEHEIFVTIRWEKEGLAVPLAQLKPISETEERTKEAVADWHYWVQMGYEF; encoded by the coding sequence ATGGCCAAGAAACCGAAGCGCGACCCAGAGCGCGAGGAGCGCATCATGATGGAGATCGTCGTCGATGCCTATGGCGCACAAGAAAGGGCGATGGGGTGGTACTACTATCTGGAAGACCAGCTCCAGTTTCCGTTCACGGCGATTTGCACTACCAAGCGAGCTATTTCTCCTCTCCGCGTGAAAGATGAGGTCGAGGTCATCGGGACGTGCGGTGAGGATGAATGTGAACACGAGATATTTGTCACGATCCGCTGGGAGAAGGAGGGTCTGGCCGTGCCGTTAGCGCAGCTGAAGCCGATCAGCGAGACGGAAGAACGGACGAAGGAGGCGGTAGCAGATTGGCATTACTGGGTTCAGATGGGTTATGAGTTCTGA
- the mutS gene encoding DNA mismatch repair protein MutS encodes MDNTPLMRQYLEIKKNYPDAILLFRVGDFYEMFFEDAVSASKILNIALTSRDKSKENPVPLCGIPFHALNNYLAKLIKSGLQVALCEQIEDPRLAKGIVKREVVRVISPATLIESELLESQTNNYFASVCFNAGIIGLAYLDISTGDFNCVEFKEESSDSDLCKELNALLPKEILMPEESDSNPGFQWIKINQNWKIHRLPADSFAFEKSYSTLLQHFNLTDLSGFDCENQKTALCAAGTLLSYLLNMIKSPLDHVIRLKRIRSETFMVMDPSTHKSLDLFQNTYDGKREHSLLWVFDQNQTPMGSRLLKKWMTRPLIHKEEIEGRYEAVEFFYTHFESSQRIKSELKSIHDVERIVSRITLKGCNGRDFLALKASLPPLKSIQKLLQIPLPLLIEDLVKKWDNLEDLYRLIDEAISEEPPFLTKEGFLFKEGYSSELDELKSLGRNMKSFITSLEIREKEQTGIDSLKIRYNQVAGYYIEIPKGKLDRVPAHYQRKQTLTNAERYTISELSEFEIKINEAEKSIKEVEQALFEKIRRQISVESARILAMADTLSILDLLNTFAEIARENHYVRPVIKWENGLKIVEGRHPVIEKILPTGQFVPNDTFLSENNQMMIITGPNMAGKSTYMRQVALIVIMAQMGSFVPARECAIGMVDRMYTRIGAADYLTQGQSTFMVEMTEAANILTSATSKSLIILDEIGRGTSTYDGISIAWAIAEYILKNLHTRTLFATHYLELTGLALSFNNVQNYNISVKEWNDEIIFLRKIVTGIADRSYGIQVARLAGIPPEVIQRSKEVLENLEGETLDPNGLPKISHSHAGEESPLKDTQVDLFLSNQEDPHDQIIDQLKKIDPLNLTPLEALNFIHHLKMSLEKRENRSR; translated from the coding sequence ATGGATAATACGCCCCTGATGAGACAATACCTGGAGATAAAAAAAAATTATCCCGATGCGATTCTCCTGTTTCGCGTGGGCGATTTTTACGAAATGTTTTTTGAAGATGCGGTTTCTGCGTCAAAAATCTTAAACATCGCGTTGACCTCCAGAGATAAGTCGAAAGAAAACCCGGTCCCCCTTTGCGGCATTCCCTTCCATGCTTTAAACAATTATCTCGCCAAACTCATTAAATCGGGGCTCCAGGTCGCTTTGTGTGAGCAAATCGAGGATCCCCGCCTGGCCAAAGGAATTGTTAAAAGAGAAGTGGTAAGGGTCATTTCACCAGCCACCCTGATTGAATCCGAACTTCTGGAAAGCCAGACTAACAATTATTTTGCCAGCGTTTGTTTTAACGCGGGAATCATCGGCCTGGCGTATCTCGACATTTCCACGGGAGATTTTAACTGCGTTGAATTTAAAGAAGAATCCTCAGATTCGGATTTGTGCAAGGAACTTAACGCGCTTCTCCCTAAAGAAATCCTGATGCCGGAAGAGTCCGATTCCAATCCCGGCTTTCAATGGATCAAAATAAATCAGAATTGGAAGATTCATCGACTCCCCGCCGATTCATTTGCTTTTGAAAAATCATATTCAACCCTCCTTCAACATTTTAACCTTACCGACCTGTCGGGATTCGATTGTGAGAATCAAAAAACCGCTCTTTGCGCCGCGGGAACCCTTCTGTCTTACCTCCTGAACATGATAAAATCCCCTTTAGACCATGTCATCCGGCTTAAACGGATTCGATCTGAAACCTTTATGGTCATGGACCCTTCCACTCACAAAAGCCTCGACTTATTCCAAAACACCTATGACGGAAAAAGAGAGCATTCTTTATTGTGGGTTTTTGACCAAAACCAGACCCCTATGGGAAGCCGGCTCTTAAAGAAATGGATGACTCGACCATTGATTCACAAAGAAGAAATTGAAGGAAGATACGAGGCCGTGGAGTTTTTTTATACCCATTTCGAGTCGTCGCAACGGATCAAAAGCGAACTAAAGTCTATCCATGATGTTGAAAGAATCGTGAGCCGAATCACCTTGAAGGGCTGTAACGGAAGGGATTTTCTTGCGCTAAAAGCCTCCCTCCCCCCTTTAAAATCCATTCAAAAGCTCCTTCAAATCCCCCTCCCGCTCCTGATAGAAGACCTTGTGAAAAAGTGGGACAATCTCGAAGATCTCTATCGTCTGATTGATGAAGCGATTTCTGAGGAGCCGCCTTTTTTAACAAAAGAGGGTTTTTTATTTAAAGAGGGCTATTCATCGGAATTAGATGAATTAAAATCGCTAGGCCGAAATATGAAATCTTTTATCACCTCTCTGGAAATTCGGGAAAAGGAGCAAACTGGAATCGACTCTTTAAAAATCCGGTATAACCAGGTGGCTGGCTACTATATTGAAATTCCAAAGGGAAAGCTCGATCGTGTCCCCGCTCACTATCAACGGAAACAAACGCTTACGAATGCGGAACGTTACACTATTTCTGAATTATCGGAATTTGAGATTAAAATTAATGAGGCCGAAAAATCGATTAAAGAGGTGGAACAGGCTCTTTTTGAAAAAATAAGGCGCCAAATCTCCGTAGAATCGGCAAGGATTCTGGCCATGGCCGACACGCTGAGCATTTTGGACCTCCTGAACACGTTTGCGGAAATTGCCAGGGAAAATCATTATGTCCGGCCTGTTATCAAGTGGGAAAACGGGTTAAAAATTGTCGAGGGAAGGCATCCCGTCATTGAAAAAATCCTCCCAACCGGACAATTCGTCCCGAATGATACGTTTCTGAGCGAAAACAACCAGATGATGATCATTACCGGTCCTAACATGGCGGGAAAATCAACGTATATGCGTCAGGTCGCTTTAATCGTTATCATGGCTCAAATGGGGAGCTTTGTTCCAGCCAGGGAGTGTGCCATTGGAATGGTCGACCGGATGTACACCCGAATTGGCGCGGCGGACTATTTAACCCAGGGACAAAGCACCTTTATGGTCGAAATGACGGAGGCAGCCAATATTTTAACCAGCGCTACCTCAAAAAGTCTGATCATTCTGGATGAAATCGGGAGAGGAACGAGCACCTATGACGGCATCAGCATCGCCTGGGCCATCGCTGAATACATTCTGAAAAATCTCCACACTCGAACCCTCTTTGCGACACATTACCTCGAACTCACGGGCCTCGCCCTTTCTTTTAACAATGTTCAAAACTACAATATCTCTGTTAAAGAATGGAATGATGAAATTATCTTTCTGAGAAAAATTGTTACGGGAATCGCCGATCGAAGTTACGGAATTCAGGTTGCCCGGCTGGCCGGGATTCCCCCTGAGGTCATTCAACGCTCTAAAGAAGTTTTAGAAAATCTGGAAGGGGAAACGCTGGACCCAAACGGTCTCCCTAAAATCTCCCATTCTCACGCCGGGGAAGAATCTCCCTTAAAAGATACCCAGGTCGATTTATTTCTTTCAAACCAGGAAGACCCCCACGACCAAATTATTGATCAATTAAAGAAAATCGACCCTTTAAATCTAACCCCTCTGGAGGCTTTAAATTTTATTCACCATCTCAAGATGTCTTTGGAAAAAAGAGAGAATAGATCCCGATGA
- the acpS gene encoding holo-ACP synthase, which translates to MLIGIGIDIVKTYRIREAIEKWEKRFLNRVYTPGEQDYCFRHKDPHPFLGGRFAVKEAMFKAMGTGWRAGIKWKDVEVDHLPGGQPMVRVFGRIKEILEEKKVEAIHVSITHDADYSLGQVILEGR; encoded by the coding sequence ATGCTTATAGGAATTGGAATCGATATCGTTAAAACTTACCGGATCAGAGAGGCAATTGAAAAATGGGAAAAACGGTTCCTCAACCGGGTCTACACGCCTGGAGAGCAGGACTACTGTTTTCGGCATAAAGATCCGCACCCATTCCTGGGGGGACGGTTTGCTGTCAAAGAGGCGATGTTTAAGGCCATGGGGACCGGCTGGCGGGCCGGAATAAAATGGAAAGATGTGGAAGTCGATCATCTCCCCGGCGGTCAGCCAATGGTGCGTGTTTTTGGAAGGATTAAAGAAATCCTGGAGGAAAAAAAAGTGGAAGCGATTCATGTTTCCATCACCCATGACGCCGATTATTCGTTAGGACAGGTTATTCTTGAAGGTCGTTAG
- a CDS encoding outer membrane lipoprotein-sorting protein, with amino-acid sequence MNSKIKILIFGLFVCFLVVLTSYLYLNHSNNQVISTLEKPDQPLKNPLLPDLQERIKPDIAKQGKKIEIDEKSPLQQKSASPKKHLLKGIKKTGDTDHLFQNKIFPSQEALIANPSSSGEEREIYTVVAPYVALDGYEIMKKTLKIKRPRDESTTVTFRLIFKEKDEKSIVTKRYWKQFDEKDDIQSKTLILVDDAGSAEFRWTVLMMTAFVVNPEDEISWILPSLRKKELEITHAKDGNFLGSDFTIEDLSDQKLGEGEHHFLRQEDCRSGGREKCYLVETIFKKGPYSKQIRWIKEQDFTTTKIEHYDQKGNLFKTQYIDWQTIDDYKVWLSSEMVNNQNMHKTKYDISFLKINSNLKDSLFDIKSYTTKGNWKNLP; translated from the coding sequence ATGAATTCAAAAATTAAGATTCTGATTTTTGGTTTATTTGTTTGTTTTCTTGTTGTTTTAACATCATATCTTTATCTTAATCATTCAAATAATCAAGTTATCTCCACCTTAGAAAAACCGGATCAGCCATTAAAAAATCCTCTCTTACCAGATCTTCAAGAACGCATTAAACCTGACATTGCCAAACAAGGGAAAAAAATCGAAATTGATGAAAAATCTCCCCTGCAACAAAAATCTGCCAGTCCAAAAAAACATCTTTTGAAAGGAATAAAAAAAACCGGGGATACTGATCATTTGTTTCAAAATAAGATATTTCCTTCACAGGAGGCCTTAATTGCGAACCCATCGTCTTCCGGAGAGGAAAGAGAAATTTATACAGTCGTTGCTCCATATGTGGCCCTTGATGGATATGAAATCATGAAAAAAACATTAAAAATTAAAAGACCCAGAGATGAGTCTACTACGGTTACATTTCGTCTCATTTTCAAAGAAAAAGATGAAAAGAGTATTGTTACCAAACGATATTGGAAACAGTTTGATGAAAAAGATGACATCCAATCAAAAACTCTTATCTTAGTTGATGACGCTGGAAGTGCAGAGTTTAGATGGACTGTTTTAATGATGACCGCTTTTGTGGTCAATCCAGAGGATGAAATTTCTTGGATTCTTCCGTCTTTAAGGAAAAAGGAGCTTGAAATCACACATGCTAAGGATGGGAACTTTTTAGGTTCGGATTTTACTATTGAAGATTTATCAGACCAGAAACTTGGAGAAGGAGAACACCATTTCTTGAGACAAGAAGATTGCAGGAGTGGCGGTAGAGAAAAATGTTACCTTGTGGAGACAATATTTAAAAAAGGGCCCTATAGTAAACAGATTCGTTGGATAAAGGAGCAAGATTTTACGACGACGAAAATCGAGCACTATGATCAAAAAGGGAATCTTTTTAAAACTCAGTACATAGATTGGCAAACAATAGACGACTATAAGGTATGGCTCAGTTCGGAAATGGTAAATAATCAAAACATGCATAAAACAAAATATGATATTTCGTTTTTAAAAATAAATTCAAACTTAAAAGACAGCCTGTTTGATATAAAGTCATATACAACAAAAGGAAATTGGAAAAATTTGCCTTGA
- a CDS encoding NAD(P)H-hydrate dehydratase produces MKVVSSGEMQRLDQLTIQEYGIPALLLMENAGQKTFSRLNSLFGSLKDKSILIFAGAGNNGGDGLVLGRHLLQTGSNPAVYLVSGDLSLKKEAKVNYDIFKKIGGRIFDGKGSPSALDSLIQNSDILVDAIFGTGLNRPMEVKILETIQKINASGKKVVALDIPSGVSADTGALWGGAVKADLTSTYGLPKKGHFLFPGASFRGKLYVEEIGIPSTLIEKESFKTEILERPFIQKIFPRKRPQDSHKGIFGHLLVIAGSRGKRGAGALCCKAALRSGAGLVTWALPERLDIPDSFIPEAMTLPLPETAEGTLSLAAEKPLLSFAKNKNAVAIGPGLSTHPETRELIKRLLPQITCPIILDADGITLLTEEKGLLKKIRVPVLMTPHPGEFGKFLGLDARAVQKERVALLSETASQYGCTILLKGAYSLIADPNHSVWINPTGNPGMATAGTGDVLTGMIAGFCAQGIPFPEAAQIGVYLHGLSGDLALEEKGEISLMASDMIEKIPLAVQHLTTGKNPL; encoded by the coding sequence TTGAAGGTCGTTAGCTCCGGAGAAATGCAAAGGCTGGATCAGTTGACCATTCAGGAATACGGGATCCCGGCCCTTTTGCTCATGGAAAACGCCGGTCAGAAAACCTTTTCCCGGTTAAACTCCCTCTTTGGCTCTCTAAAGGATAAATCCATCTTGATTTTCGCAGGCGCCGGCAACAACGGTGGAGACGGATTAGTCTTGGGCCGGCATCTCCTTCAGACCGGATCAAACCCTGCGGTGTACCTGGTTTCAGGAGATCTCTCTTTAAAAAAAGAGGCGAAGGTTAATTACGATATCTTCAAAAAAATCGGCGGACGGATTTTTGATGGAAAGGGCAGCCCGAGCGCCCTTGATTCCCTCATTCAGAATTCCGATATCCTGGTCGATGCCATATTTGGAACCGGGCTTAACCGGCCCATGGAGGTGAAAATTCTCGAAACGATTCAAAAAATAAACGCCTCAGGGAAAAAGGTGGTGGCGCTTGATATTCCTTCCGGCGTCTCGGCAGATACTGGAGCGCTATGGGGCGGGGCTGTGAAGGCCGATCTGACCTCGACTTATGGCCTTCCCAAGAAGGGCCATTTTTTATTTCCCGGGGCTTCTTTTCGCGGAAAATTGTATGTCGAAGAAATTGGCATCCCATCGACTCTGATTGAAAAAGAATCTTTTAAAACAGAGATCCTGGAGCGTCCCTTCATTCAAAAAATTTTCCCCAGGAAAAGGCCTCAGGATTCCCATAAGGGCATTTTCGGTCATCTCCTGGTGATTGCAGGTTCACGAGGGAAGCGGGGCGCCGGCGCTCTTTGTTGTAAAGCCGCTCTGCGTTCCGGGGCTGGTTTGGTCACCTGGGCCCTCCCTGAACGACTGGATATTCCTGACTCGTTTATCCCTGAGGCCATGACGCTTCCGCTCCCGGAAACAGCCGAAGGAACCCTGAGTCTCGCAGCGGAAAAACCCCTCTTATCGTTTGCCAAAAACAAAAATGCCGTTGCCATCGGACCTGGACTCTCTACCCACCCTGAAACCCGGGAATTAATCAAACGCCTCCTCCCGCAGATCACCTGCCCGATCATTCTTGATGCCGATGGGATCACTCTTCTGACGGAAGAAAAAGGGCTGTTGAAAAAGATCCGGGTCCCGGTTCTGATGACCCCTCATCCGGGAGAATTTGGAAAATTTCTGGGATTGGACGCCAGGGCGGTTCAAAAAGAAAGAGTAGCCCTTTTGTCCGAAACCGCCAGCCAATATGGATGTACGATCCTTTTAAAAGGAGCCTATAGTCTCATTGCGGACCCGAATCATTCGGTTTGGATCAACCCGACCGGCAATCCGGGAATGGCCACAGCGGGAACAGGAGACGTGTTAACAGGAATGATTGCGGGTTTTTGCGCGCAGGGTATCCCTTTTCCGGAAGCCGCTCAAATCGGCGTCTATTTACACGGGTTATCAGGCGATCTGGCTCTTGAAGAAAAGGGGGAGATCAGTTTAATGGCCAGTGATATGATAGAAAAAATTCCATTGGCCGTACAACACCTAACGACAGGAAAAAACCCATTATGA
- a CDS encoding uracil-DNA glycosylase translates to MKKPPKNLQEEYLSILKSVEDHLRYAQETGIEEVPALPTPPPVHSEKTICETLEEVRNWLGDCRRCKLHSTRTQIVFGTGNPHPDLVFVGEGPGEEEDLQGKPFVGRAGQLLTKMIEAMGLRREDVYIANIVKCRPPKNRNPEPDEISACSPFLVAQLYALKPKVICTLGTFATQTLLNTEEKISKLRGKFHGYHGIKVMPTYHPAYLLRNPVEKKTVWEDIQTIMKELNLEVRKGKDK, encoded by the coding sequence ATGAAAAAACCGCCCAAAAACCTGCAAGAAGAATATTTATCGATCCTGAAATCGGTTGAAGATCATCTCCGCTATGCTCAGGAAACGGGGATTGAAGAAGTCCCGGCCCTTCCGACTCCCCCTCCTGTCCACTCCGAAAAAACGATCTGTGAAACTCTTGAAGAAGTTAGGAATTGGCTGGGTGATTGTCGACGGTGCAAGCTTCATTCGACCCGAACCCAAATTGTGTTTGGAACCGGCAACCCTCATCCCGATCTGGTCTTCGTCGGGGAGGGCCCCGGCGAAGAGGAAGACCTTCAGGGGAAACCGTTTGTGGGAAGAGCGGGTCAGCTCCTGACTAAAATGATTGAAGCCATGGGGTTAAGGCGGGAAGATGTTTACATTGCCAATATCGTCAAATGCCGGCCTCCAAAAAATCGTAATCCCGAACCGGATGAAATCAGCGCTTGTTCCCCTTTTTTGGTTGCCCAGCTATACGCGTTGAAACCGAAAGTCATCTGTACCCTGGGAACTTTTGCCACTCAGACTCTTTTAAATACGGAAGAAAAAATCTCAAAATTGCGGGGGAAATTTCATGGATATCACGGTATCAAGGTGATGCCAACCTACCATCCGGCTTATTTATTAAGAAACCCGGTGGAAAAGAAAACCGTTTGGGAAGATATTCAAACCATTATGAAAGAACTCAACCTCGAAGTGAGAAAGGGAAAAGACAAGTGA
- a CDS encoding MBL fold metallo-hydrolase, with the protein MSRNRITILHDSFGKRADLTKDWGFAALVEFAGKRILFDTGNNARTFAQNTEALGVDLRKLDFAAISHRHGDHTSGLNHLFKLNPGITVYTPDETYGVFGSSLPGIFYPRCHSLPAYMQYYDGQPPETIRHGTPWPEAKFVWVKETTEIAQDVWLVAVVSDMPGTREMRELSLALRTPRGLVLVAGCSHPGIENILAASRAVYDHLYCIFGGLHLVLTKEPEIRRIANALREQWRVDQIAPGHCTGEPAFLALSEAFGERYICAGLGDTIDLP; encoded by the coding sequence ATGTCGCGCAATCGCATAACCATCCTCCATGACTCGTTCGGAAAGCGCGCCGACCTGACCAAGGATTGGGGTTTTGCCGCGCTGGTCGAGTTCGCCGGAAAGCGCATCTTGTTCGATACCGGCAACAATGCGCGGACCTTTGCTCAAAACACTGAGGCACTTGGCGTCGATCTGCGGAAACTTGACTTTGCGGCAATCTCTCATCGACATGGCGACCACACAAGCGGGCTGAACCACCTGTTTAAGCTAAATCCCGGCATAACGGTGTATACGCCCGACGAGACGTACGGAGTTTTCGGTTCCAGTCTTCCCGGCATCTTCTATCCGCGCTGCCATTCGCTTCCGGCATATATGCAGTACTACGATGGTCAGCCGCCGGAAACTATTCGCCACGGGACACCATGGCCGGAGGCCAAATTCGTCTGGGTCAAGGAGACGACTGAGATCGCCCAAGATGTCTGGCTAGTCGCGGTGGTTTCGGACATGCCGGGCACTCGCGAGATGCGTGAGCTGTCTCTGGCACTGCGGACACCTCGCGGATTGGTTCTAGTGGCGGGCTGCTCTCATCCAGGAATCGAGAATATTCTCGCAGCGTCGCGTGCGGTCTACGACCACCTCTACTGTATTTTCGGAGGCCTTCATCTAGTTTTGACAAAGGAGCCAGAAATTCGACGCATCGCAAATGCTCTACGCGAGCAATGGCGCGTGGATCAGATTGCGCCCGGACACTGCACCGGCGAGCCCGCATTCCTGGCACTAAGCGAAGCGTTCGGAGAAAGATACATATGCGCTGGTTTGGGAGACACAATTGATCTTCCCTGA
- a CDS encoding HIT domain-containing protein, giving the protein MKQLWAPWRMTFIKSQKTDECIFCVKPKESKDLDNFILFKNKRSFVMMNIYPYNHAHLLVCPYDHVNGLDLLSKETAAEMMETVQLSISALKQAFHPDGFNIGVNMGKAAGAGIEDHVHIHIVPRWTGDTNFMPLLAEVKAMPEHLELTYRKILPFFK; this is encoded by the coding sequence GTGAAACAATTATGGGCCCCCTGGCGCATGACGTTCATCAAAAGTCAAAAAACGGATGAGTGCATATTTTGTGTAAAACCCAAAGAAAGCAAAGACCTCGACAATTTTATTCTTTTTAAGAACAAGCGGTCATTTGTCATGATGAATATTTACCCCTATAATCATGCCCATCTGCTGGTTTGCCCCTATGACCATGTTAACGGACTCGATCTTTTATCCAAAGAAACAGCCGCGGAAATGATGGAAACGGTTCAGCTTTCAATTTCCGCTCTCAAGCAAGCTTTTCATCCTGACGGTTTTAATATCGGCGTTAATATGGGAAAAGCCGCCGGAGCAGGAATCGAAGATCACGTACATATTCACATCGTCCCGCGCTGGACGGGAGACACGAATTTCATGCCCCTCCTTGCCGAAGTAAAAGCGATGCCTGAACATTTGGAGTTAACCTATCGTAAAATTCTTCCTTTTTTTAAATAA
- the tsaE gene encoding tRNA (adenosine(37)-N6)-threonylcarbamoyltransferase complex ATPase subunit type 1 TsaE, whose protein sequence is MSARFFIETNGQEETVSAGRHFGEKFKGNEVITLSGPLGAGKTSFVKGIGMALGIVPEKISSPTFILRADYSGKFPLAHVDLYRLEDSQEIRTLGLFEQEETRTVLVIEWPEKAKNILPADRIEIEFSVEGKDKRKLDFTARGNSYRYLLTETV, encoded by the coding sequence TTGAGCGCCCGGTTTTTCATAGAAACGAACGGCCAGGAGGAAACGGTCTCGGCCGGGAGACACTTTGGGGAAAAATTTAAGGGGAATGAGGTCATCACCCTGTCCGGGCCTCTTGGAGCCGGAAAAACCTCCTTTGTCAAAGGAATCGGGATGGCTCTCGGAATCGTTCCCGAAAAAATCTCCAGTCCCACTTTTATTTTGAGGGCGGATTACTCCGGGAAATTTCCGTTGGCCCACGTCGATCTCTATCGCCTGGAGGACTCGCAGGAAATACGAACGCTCGGTTTGTTTGAACAGGAAGAAACCCGGACCGTTTTGGTCATCGAATGGCCTGAAAAGGCAAAAAATATTCTTCCTGCAGATCGAATCGAAATTGAATTTTCCGTGGAAGGGAAAGATAAAAGAAAACTGGATTTCACGGCAAGAGGAAACAGTTACCGCTATCTTTTAACAGAGACTGTATGA
- a CDS encoding SgcJ/EcaC family oxidoreductase, with protein MGPDEREIREVHSTWINAVNAGDLVRLLTLMADDVVFLNPGQAPFGRDGFSANFSAAHQQARIRCSSELEEVVVIGEVAYTRSRDALSVTPRAGGEATQLAGHRITVYRKQPDGRWLLSRDAHTLSPVEELRS; from the coding sequence ATGGGACCTGATGAACGAGAAATCCGCGAGGTTCATTCGACCTGGATCAATGCCGTCAATGCCGGCGATCTGGTTCGCTTGCTCACGTTGATGGCGGACGATGTCGTGTTCCTCAATCCGGGCCAAGCGCCGTTCGGCCGGGATGGATTCTCCGCCAACTTCTCGGCCGCGCACCAACAGGCTCGGATCCGTTGCAGCAGCGAGTTGGAAGAGGTCGTAGTCATCGGCGAAGTCGCGTACACTCGGAGCCGGGACGCGTTGTCGGTGACCCCGCGCGCAGGCGGGGAAGCGACGCAGCTCGCCGGTCATCGGATCACGGTATACCGCAAACAGCCCGACGGCCGCTGGCTCTTGTCCCGCGATGCCCATACGCTGTCCCCGGTTGAGGAATTGAGATCGTAA
- a CDS encoding inositol monophosphatase encodes MKSFLDVAMAAARLAGEVLLRGTSQIRVNFKGEGKHNVVSNIDVDSEKVITDLIKEHYPKHQVLAEEGGLQQKDSSYKWIIDPLDGTTNYIHGFPFFAVSIALEFEGSVIAGVVHDPVRNDLFYGEKGKGAFLNGNPLHVSENSELGQALLVTGFSYDFRESPDNNFDHFYHFSRSAQAVRRTGSAALDLCYVAAGHFDGFWEMKLSPWDVAAGSLFVEESGGKLTGFNGEPYSIYSKNILATNGRIHASMVQMLQTIQTKKQPLP; translated from the coding sequence ATGAAGTCGTTCTTAGATGTCGCCATGGCAGCCGCACGATTAGCCGGAGAAGTCCTCCTTCGAGGGACGTCCCAAATTCGAGTTAATTTCAAGGGGGAGGGAAAACACAACGTCGTTTCCAATATCGACGTCGATTCTGAAAAGGTGATTACCGATCTTATCAAAGAACATTATCCAAAGCATCAAGTCCTGGCCGAAGAAGGAGGACTTCAGCAAAAAGATTCTTCCTACAAATGGATTATCGACCCCCTGGATGGAACCACCAATTATATTCATGGATTTCCTTTTTTCGCGGTTTCTATCGCTCTGGAGTTTGAAGGGTCGGTCATTGCGGGAGTCGTTCATGACCCTGTCCGAAATGATCTTTTTTACGGTGAGAAAGGGAAAGGGGCATTCCTTAACGGAAATCCCCTCCATGTATCTGAAAATTCCGAACTTGGTCAGGCCCTCCTGGTCACCGGATTTTCATATGATTTTCGGGAAAGTCCAGATAATAACTTTGACCATTTCTATCATTTTAGCCGTTCGGCCCAGGCCGTCAGAAGAACAGGGTCTGCCGCTTTAGACCTCTGCTACGTTGCCGCCGGTCATTTTGACGGTTTCTGGGAAATGAAACTCTCCCCCTGGGATGTTGCCGCAGGAAGTTTATTCGTTGAAGAGTCCGGGGGAAAACTCACCGGATTTAATGGGGAACCTTATTCTATTTATTCAAAAAATATTTTAGCAACAAACGGACGTATTCATGCCTCAATGGTTCAGATGCTCCAGACGATCCAAACGAAAAAACAACCCTTACCTTAG
- a CDS encoding LapA family protein: MIFFMLILFILFFILFNNKDQVVQIHYTFGKSSDPIPLYLLFLGTFVSGLGTAVILLFPSWLKLKLESRRQKKEIDSLEEEAGQLRNSVKPPNPF; this comes from the coding sequence ATGATTTTTTTCATGCTTATTTTGTTTATCCTCTTTTTTATCCTGTTCAATAACAAGGATCAGGTCGTTCAAATTCATTATACCTTCGGGAAAAGCAGCGACCCAATCCCTTTGTATCTCCTTTTTCTCGGGACGTTTGTTTCAGGACTGGGGACGGCTGTCATTCTCCTCTTTCCCAGCTGGTTAAAGTTAAAGCTTGAGTCCCGGCGCCAAAAAAAAGAAATCGATTCGCTTGAGGAAGAGGCGGGACAATTGAGAAATAGCGTCAAACCTCCCAACCCTTTTTAG